DNA from Streptomyces sp. NBC_01476:
CTCATCACGTGCCAGCGCACCTCGACCGGGCGGACCTTCTCGACCTCCAGCATCCAGCGGGAGGTCATCCACGCCCACGGACACAGGGGGTCGAACCAGAAGTCTGCCGGCGTCTTCGTCGTCTCGGTCGCGGTCACTGCGTACTCCTCGGTAAAGGTGACGGACATGCTGCTCTCCTTCAGCGCACAACCGGGACCGGCGCGCGGGCATTCCCCGCCGGGCCCCGATCGGCCGCATGGGAAGATGCGGGACGTCCACCGAGTGCGCATACCCGATATGTGCCGTTTCTACCGAGGAGCCGCCCGTGCCCGGCGAGAACCTGAGCCGCGAGGAGGCCCACGCCCGGGCCGCGATCCTGTCCGTCGAGCGGTACGACGTGGCGCTGGACGTCACCTCGGCGGTGGGACCGTCCGAAGGGGAGGGGCCGCGCACCTTCCGGTCGCACACCACGATCAACTTCCGATGTTCGCAGCCGGGCGCCTCCTCGTTCGCGGACCTGATCGCACCGGAGGTCCTCTCGGTCCGGCTCAACGGCCGCACGCTCGACCCGGCGGAGGTCTTCGACGGCTGCCGGATCACGCTCGACGGCCTCGCCGAGCGCAACACGCTGGTGGTCGACGCGCGTTGCGCGTACAGCAGGACCGGTGAGGGGCTGCACCGTTTCGAGGACCCGGAGGACGGCGAGGTCTACCTCTACACGCAGTACGAGCCGGCCGACGCGCGCCGGGTCTTCGCCAACTTCGAACAGCCCGACCTGAAGGCGCCGTTCACCTTCTACGTGACCGCGCCGGCCCGGTGGACGGTGATCAGCAACGCCCCGCACGACGGTGACCCGGTGCGCGGTGACGAGCCGGCCGGCGGCGACGAGCCCGCCCTCATCTGGCAGTTCCGCCCGACGCAGCCGATCGCGACGTACATCACCGCTGTGGTGGCGGGCCCGTACCACGTGGAGTCCGACCACTACGCGCGGACGCTGGGCAGCGGGGCCGTGCTGGACATCCCGCTGAGCGTGCTGTGCCGCAAGTCGCTGGCGCGGCACCTGGACGCGGACGAGATCTTCACGGTGACCAAGCAGGGCCTGGACTTCTTCCACGACCACTTCGACTACCCGTACCCGTTCGGGAAGTACGAGCAGGCGTTCGTGCCGGAGTACAACCTCGGTGCGATGGAGAACCCCGGGTGTGTGACCTTCCGGGAGGAGTTCATCTACCGCGGGAAGGTGACGCGGGCGGCGTACGAGCACCGGGCGAACGTGGTGCTGCACGAGATGACCCACATGTGGTTCGGCGACCTGGTGACGATGCGGTGGTGGGACGACCTGTGGCTCAAGGAGTCCTTCGCGGACTTCATGGGGTCCTTCTCGCAGGTCGAGGCGACACGGTACACCGAGGGGTGGATCACCTTCGCCAACCGGCGCAAGGCGTGGGCGTACCGGGCCGACCAGCTCCCCTCCACCCACCCGGTGGTGGCCGACATCCGGGATCTGGAGGCCGCCAAGCTCAACTTCGACGGGATCACGTACTCCAAGGGCGCCGCCGTCCTGAAGCAGCTGGTCGCCTACGTGGGCCGCGACGCCTTCCTGGAGGCGGCCCGGCGGTACTTCAAGCGGCACGCCTACGGCAACACGACGCTGGCGGACCTGCTGTCGGTGCTCGGTGAGACCTCCGGGCGGGACATGGCGGAGTGGTCGCGGGCGTGGCTGGAGACGGCCGGCGTCAACTCACTGACCCCACAGGTGACTTATGACGCGGCCGGGCGGATCACCGAACTGACGGTGGTCCAGACGGCCGACGAGGCGCACCCGGAGCTGCGCCCGCACCGGGTGGCGGTCGGGCTCTACCGGCGCGGCGCCGACGGGGCGCTGGAGCGGTACGCACGGGCCGAGACGGATGTGGCCGGGCCCTCGACGGCGGTGGCGGAGCTGGCCGGGCAGGAGCGGCCGGATCTGGTGCTGCTGAACGACGAGGACCTGACGTACTGCAAGATCCGCTTCGACGAGGTGTCGCTGGAGACGGTGCGGGGGCATCTGGGCGATCTGACGGACGCGCTGGCCCGGGCGCTGACCTGGTCGGCGGTGTGGAACATGACCCGGGACGGGCTGATGCCGGCCCGGGACTATCTGGACCTGCTGCTGCGCTTCGCCGGGCGGGAGAGCGACATCGGGGTGCTCCAGTCGCTCCACCAGCAGGCGCGGACCGCGCTGACGCATTACGTGGCGCCCCGAGCGCGTGACGAGGCCGGGCAGTCGCTGGCGGAGGGGGCGCTGCGGGAGCTGCGGCTGGCCGAGCCCGGCAGCGGGCACCAGCTGGCGTGGGCGCGGTTCTTCGCGGCGGTGGCGGTGTCGGCCTCGGATCTGCAGCTGCTGCGGGGGCTGTTGGACGGTACGGCGAAGGTCGACGGGCTCGATGTGGACCAGGAGCTGCGCTGGGCGTTCCTGGCGACGCTCACCGCACAGGGGGCGGCGGACGCGGGGGCCGTCGCGGCGGAACGGGCCCGCGACGACACCGCGTCCGGGCACCGGCACGAGGTGCGGTGCCTGGCGGCGCGGCCCTCGGCGCAGGTGAAGGCGGCGGCGTGGGCGGAGGTGGTGGAGTCCGACAAGCTCTCCAACGCGCTGGTCGAGGCGACGATCGCCGGGTTCGCGCAGCCGGGGGCGCGGGAGCTCATCGCGCCTTACGTGGAGCCGTACTTCGAGGCGATCGAGGGGGTGTGGGCGTCGCGGTCCATCGAGATCGGGATGTCCATCGTGCGCGGGCTCTTCCCGTCCCTGCAGGACAGCCCGCAGACCCTTGAGGCCACGGACGCGTGGCTCGCCGCGCACCCGGCGGCGGCCCCGGCGCTGCGCCGCCTGGTCCTCGAAGCCCGCGACGACCTCGCCCGCTCCCTGCGCGCCCAGTCCCGCGACGCACTGCGCTGAACCCTCCCCCCCACCCGGGGCGGCGTGCCCTGCGGGCCACGCCGCCCCGGGTGGGGCTGGTCAGGGACCTGGGGTCACTCGAATGGGGGTAAGGGCATCATCGGCAACCGAACTGGTGGACTTTAGCGCGGTGTTGTCCGGTTTTGTCGACGGGCCTGTAACAGCGGTTAGGGCCGGGGGGCGGGGCGGGAACGACCCCCGCATGAACACGAACCACCAGACGGACCACGGCACTGCCCCGAGCGTGAGCGCCACCGGAGCCGTGGCCAGCGGACGGCAGTTGAAGGCACACGGGGTGACCCCGGCGGTGATCGCCGAACGGTGCAGGCCCGGCGGCCCCTGGCGGCAGGTGCTGCCCGGGGTGTACCTGCTGCGGCAGGGCC
Protein-coding regions in this window:
- the pepN gene encoding aminopeptidase N, which translates into the protein MPGENLSREEAHARAAILSVERYDVALDVTSAVGPSEGEGPRTFRSHTTINFRCSQPGASSFADLIAPEVLSVRLNGRTLDPAEVFDGCRITLDGLAERNTLVVDARCAYSRTGEGLHRFEDPEDGEVYLYTQYEPADARRVFANFEQPDLKAPFTFYVTAPARWTVISNAPHDGDPVRGDEPAGGDEPALIWQFRPTQPIATYITAVVAGPYHVESDHYARTLGSGAVLDIPLSVLCRKSLARHLDADEIFTVTKQGLDFFHDHFDYPYPFGKYEQAFVPEYNLGAMENPGCVTFREEFIYRGKVTRAAYEHRANVVLHEMTHMWFGDLVTMRWWDDLWLKESFADFMGSFSQVEATRYTEGWITFANRRKAWAYRADQLPSTHPVVADIRDLEAAKLNFDGITYSKGAAVLKQLVAYVGRDAFLEAARRYFKRHAYGNTTLADLLSVLGETSGRDMAEWSRAWLETAGVNSLTPQVTYDAAGRITELTVVQTADEAHPELRPHRVAVGLYRRGADGALERYARAETDVAGPSTAVAELAGQERPDLVLLNDEDLTYCKIRFDEVSLETVRGHLGDLTDALARALTWSAVWNMTRDGLMPARDYLDLLLRFAGRESDIGVLQSLHQQARTALTHYVAPRARDEAGQSLAEGALRELRLAEPGSGHQLAWARFFAAVAVSASDLQLLRGLLDGTAKVDGLDVDQELRWAFLATLTAQGAADAGAVAAERARDDTASGHRHEVRCLAARPSAQVKAAAWAEVVESDKLSNALVEATIAGFAQPGARELIAPYVEPYFEAIEGVWASRSIEIGMSIVRGLFPSLQDSPQTLEATDAWLAAHPAAAPALRRLVLEARDDLARSLRAQSRDALR